A region from the Sandaracinus amylolyticus genome encodes:
- a CDS encoding DUF6597 domain-containing transcriptional factor — translation MSADAPYEEHLPRAALAGVIDRVWTKRERAGREARVLPDGCVDVMFHLGTRPRAVVVGAMTSARVVPAMARDIVAVRFRPGGAARFLDAPVDTITDAHVELDALGIEARPVIDALTRSPTIEARRALVESFVASRVLASAAVDRTTSRAIARLVAPGAPRIAAVAEELGISRQHLARRVRAVVGLGPKELARIARAQRAMAAIARGDRDHAALAIEHGFADQAHLVHELGAIAGMTPGAIARARGSISPITSAFDVAEERA, via the coding sequence GTGAGCGCCGACGCGCCCTACGAGGAGCACCTCCCGCGCGCCGCGCTCGCCGGCGTGATCGATCGCGTGTGGACCAAGCGCGAGCGCGCCGGGCGTGAAGCGCGCGTGCTGCCCGACGGATGTGTGGACGTGATGTTCCACCTCGGGACGCGGCCGCGCGCCGTCGTGGTCGGCGCGATGACGAGCGCGCGCGTGGTGCCCGCGATGGCGCGCGACATCGTCGCGGTGCGCTTTCGTCCCGGAGGCGCGGCGCGCTTCCTCGATGCGCCGGTCGACACGATCACCGACGCGCACGTCGAGCTCGACGCGCTGGGGATCGAAGCCCGCCCCGTGATCGACGCGCTGACGCGCTCGCCGACCATCGAAGCGCGCCGGGCGCTCGTCGAGTCGTTCGTCGCGTCGCGCGTGCTCGCCTCTGCGGCGGTCGATCGCACCACGTCGCGGGCCATCGCGCGGCTGGTCGCGCCGGGCGCGCCGCGCATCGCGGCGGTCGCGGAGGAGCTCGGGATCTCTCGCCAGCACCTCGCGCGTCGAGTGCGCGCCGTGGTCGGGCTCGGGCCCAAGGAGCTCGCGCGGATCGCGCGTGCGCAGCGCGCGATGGCGGCGATCGCGCGCGGCGATCGCGATCATGCTGCGCTCGCGATCGAGCACGGCTTCGCGGACCAGGCGCACCTGGTGCACGAGCTCGGCGCGATCGCGGGAATGACGCCGGGCGCGATCGCCCGGGCGCGAGGTTCCATTTCTCCAATCACGAGCGCGTTCGACGTGGCAGAGGAGCGCGCATGA
- a CDS encoding glutathione S-transferase family protein, whose product MTKPPIRLHRHVLSGHSHRVELFLSLLGLPSELVDVDITKGAHKAPEFLRKNAFGQLPVIEDEDFVLPDSSAILVYLAKRYDTSGRWLPSDARDAAQVQRWLSVAAGQLVQGPAVARLVKVFRVPRDADQATSVANQLFGVLEAHLASRRFFVGDGPTIADIALYSYTRHAPEGGISLEPYPSVRAWLERIEALPGFVPMKASAVA is encoded by the coding sequence ATGACGAAGCCGCCGATCCGCCTCCATCGCCACGTGCTCTCGGGCCACTCGCACCGCGTCGAGCTCTTCTTGTCGTTGCTCGGGCTGCCCTCCGAGCTCGTCGACGTCGACATCACGAAGGGCGCGCACAAAGCGCCCGAGTTCCTGCGCAAGAACGCGTTCGGTCAACTGCCGGTCATCGAGGACGAGGACTTCGTGCTGCCCGACAGCAGCGCGATCCTCGTCTATCTCGCGAAGCGCTACGACACGAGCGGGCGGTGGCTGCCGAGCGACGCGCGCGATGCGGCCCAGGTGCAGCGCTGGCTCTCGGTCGCGGCGGGACAGCTGGTGCAGGGCCCGGCGGTCGCGCGGCTCGTGAAGGTGTTCCGCGTGCCGCGCGACGCCGACCAGGCGACGAGCGTCGCGAACCAGCTCTTCGGGGTGCTCGAGGCGCACCTCGCGTCGCGTCGCTTCTTCGTCGGCGATGGACCGACGATCGCGGACATCGCGCTCTACTCGTACACGCGACACGCGCCCGAGGGCGGCATCTCGCTCGAGCCGTACCCGAGCGTGCGCGCGTGGCTCGAGCGCATCGAGGCGCTGCCCGGCTTCGTCCCGATGAAGGCGAGCGCGGTCGCATGA
- a CDS encoding VOC family protein, which translates to MKITANLIVPSIEACLPFWIDRLGFTKTVEVPEGDTIGFVILVKDGAELMLQSERSVANDIADAPAEHYRAALYVKVASLAEVQRALAGYEDVVVAERTTFYGARETITNDPAGNVIVFAQRVDQG; encoded by the coding sequence ATGAAGATCACTGCGAACTTGATCGTGCCCTCGATCGAAGCGTGCCTGCCGTTCTGGATCGACCGGCTCGGATTCACGAAGACCGTCGAGGTGCCCGAGGGCGACACGATCGGCTTCGTCATCCTCGTGAAGGACGGCGCCGAGCTGATGCTGCAGTCGGAGCGCTCGGTCGCGAACGACATCGCCGACGCGCCGGCCGAGCACTATCGCGCCGCGCTCTACGTGAAGGTCGCGTCGCTCGCCGAGGTGCAGCGCGCGCTCGCAGGGTACGAGGACGTCGTCGTCGCGGAGCGCACGACGTTCTACGGCGCTCGCGAGACGATCACGAACGACCCCGCGGGGAACGTGATCGTGTTCGCGCAGCGCGTCGATCAGGGCTGA
- a CDS encoding matrixin family metalloprotease codes for MRLAPIALVLLLVVVPASARAWCQMVTPRPCERASDCLTGQGCTDSGQCAWIGAPLECEVPDFARTFPIAWRRRCTTMTISAASPSGDLMRQHVAAILERSIATWEAVRCEGGGTPGLDVTLLDEPDECVRASHSSSGGNVHSLIFVDEGWATERMHDPRAFAVTSVWFGAGGEIFDADIEMNEALGPYVECDPAGCTTPGVVDLESTLTHELGHYFGLAHSPHDPLATMWFDADPRETHKRDLAEDDVAGICTMYPPGSLPDACNPDPRGGLDLDCRTVESCNCRAPGVRTAPTPALVLALMITLLAIAARRRR; via the coding sequence ATGCGCCTCGCGCCGATCGCGCTCGTGCTCCTGCTCGTCGTCGTGCCGGCGAGCGCGCGCGCGTGGTGCCAGATGGTCACCCCACGTCCGTGCGAGCGCGCGAGCGACTGCCTCACGGGCCAGGGCTGCACCGACTCCGGTCAGTGCGCGTGGATCGGCGCGCCGCTCGAGTGCGAGGTGCCCGACTTCGCGCGCACGTTCCCCATCGCGTGGCGACGTCGCTGCACCACGATGACGATCAGCGCGGCGAGCCCTTCGGGCGACCTCATGCGCCAGCACGTCGCCGCGATCCTCGAGCGCTCGATCGCGACGTGGGAAGCAGTGCGCTGCGAGGGCGGGGGCACGCCCGGGCTCGACGTCACGCTGCTCGACGAGCCCGACGAGTGCGTGCGCGCGTCGCACTCGAGCTCGGGCGGCAACGTCCACTCGCTGATCTTCGTCGACGAGGGGTGGGCCACCGAGCGCATGCACGATCCTCGCGCGTTCGCGGTCACGTCGGTGTGGTTCGGCGCGGGCGGCGAGATCTTCGACGCCGACATCGAGATGAACGAGGCGCTCGGTCCCTACGTCGAGTGCGATCCCGCGGGTTGCACGACGCCGGGCGTCGTCGATCTCGAGAGCACGCTGACGCACGAGCTCGGGCACTACTTCGGCCTCGCGCACTCGCCGCACGACCCGCTCGCGACGATGTGGTTCGACGCCGATCCGCGCGAGACCCACAAGCGCGATCTCGCCGAGGACGACGTCGCGGGCATCTGCACGATGTACCCGCCGGGCTCGCTGCCCGACGCGTGCAACCCCGACCCACGGGGCGGGCTCGACCTCGACTGTCGGACGGTGGAGAGCTGCAACTGCCGCGCGCCGGGCGTGCGCACCGCGCCGACACCGGCGCTCGTGCTCGCGCTGATGATCACGCTGCTCGCGATCGCCGCGCGACGACGCCGCTGA
- a CDS encoding DUF2141 domain-containing protein produces MADSGSIGSVVVHVRGLRRERGVALVALFDPHSAAERSREHALHVGAAPIAGGTAEILFRDVRPGRYAASLVRSEDDVDHAGVPTYADVVFEASGDETHVELTPHETLHAP; encoded by the coding sequence ATGGCGGACTCGGGCTCGATCGGTAGCGTGGTGGTCCACGTGCGCGGGCTGCGTCGGGAGCGCGGCGTCGCGCTCGTCGCCCTCTTCGATCCGCACTCCGCCGCGGAGCGCTCGCGCGAGCACGCGCTCCACGTCGGGGCCGCGCCGATCGCCGGCGGAACCGCGGAGATCCTGTTCCGCGACGTGCGGCCCGGGCGCTACGCGGCGAGCCTCGTGCGCAGCGAGGACGACGTCGATCACGCGGGCGTGCCGACCTACGCCGACGTGGTGTTCGAGGCGTCGGGCGACGAGACGCACGTCGAGCTCACGCCGCACGAGACGCTGCACGCGCCCTGA
- a CDS encoding pyridoxamine 5'-phosphate oxidase family protein: protein MSAPPPGWSRGESPFHAGERAVQERLGARERVERQGRRVIRDFMPDQHRTFYAELPFVVIGSVDAQRRPWASLVVGAPGFARSPDPRTLEVHARAAPGDPLGDHLRVGAPIGLLGIQLETRRRNRVNGTIVRADDGGFALEVGQSFGNCPQYIHVRTPGFVSAPPPRVMARDATLSPRAIERIERADTLFIATSTSEDVDVSHRGGAPGFVRVRGSVITIPDYRGNAHFNTLGNIEVHPRAGLVVVDFETGARVMITGDAEIVWDGPEVDALEGAERAIRIRVTEVIEMASSSLDDQP, encoded by the coding sequence ATGAGCGCGCCGCCGCCCGGCTGGTCGCGCGGCGAGTCGCCGTTCCACGCGGGGGAGCGCGCGGTGCAGGAGCGGCTCGGAGCGCGCGAGCGCGTCGAGCGCCAGGGGCGGCGTGTGATCCGCGACTTCATGCCGGATCAGCACCGCACGTTCTACGCGGAGCTGCCCTTCGTCGTGATCGGCAGCGTCGACGCGCAGCGACGGCCGTGGGCGTCGCTCGTGGTAGGCGCGCCCGGGTTCGCGCGCTCGCCCGATCCGCGCACGCTCGAGGTGCACGCGCGTGCGGCGCCCGGCGATCCGCTCGGGGATCACCTGCGCGTCGGTGCGCCGATCGGCCTGCTCGGGATCCAGCTCGAGACACGGCGGCGCAACCGCGTGAACGGCACGATCGTGCGCGCCGATGACGGCGGCTTCGCGCTCGAGGTCGGACAGAGCTTCGGCAACTGCCCGCAGTACATCCACGTGCGCACGCCGGGCTTCGTGAGCGCGCCGCCGCCGCGGGTGATGGCGCGAGATGCGACGCTCTCGCCGCGCGCGATCGAGCGCATCGAGCGCGCCGACACGCTCTTCATCGCCACCAGCACGAGCGAGGACGTCGACGTGTCGCATCGCGGCGGCGCGCCCGGCTTCGTGCGCGTGCGCGGCTCGGTGATCACGATCCCCGATTATCGCGGCAACGCGCACTTCAACACGCTGGGGAACATCGAGGTCCATCCGCGTGCGGGGCTCGTCGTCGTCGACTTCGAGACCGGCGCGCGCGTGATGATCACCGGCGATGCCGAGATCGTGTGGGACGGGCCCGAGGTCGACGCGCTCGAGGGCGCGGAGCGCGCGATCCGGATCCGCGTCACCGAGGTGATCGAGATGGCGTCGTCGTCGCTCGACGATCAGCCCTGA
- a CDS encoding STAS domain-containing protein, whose protein sequence is MTNSKSAVVEVHADRIERIRDVLAMISLGEFDPAEHLIPSDYDDDFSSFEETINLFARQLHASVRESEAAMQKLEGARVELEAKLATIERQRVAIRELSTPVVELWEDIITLPVVGELDSQRAKEMTDRLLHRIAEGGARCAIVDVTGVAVVDTATAYHLLQMVAATRLLGTFCVLTGISPRVADTLSHAGVELRDVVTRGTLRDGLEECFDHLRAGKNGTAKKRATTQRTAKEHG, encoded by the coding sequence ATGACGAATTCGAAATCCGCGGTGGTCGAGGTCCATGCCGACCGCATCGAGCGCATTCGCGACGTACTGGCCATGATCTCGCTCGGCGAGTTCGATCCCGCCGAGCACCTCATCCCGAGCGACTACGACGACGACTTCTCGTCGTTCGAGGAGACGATCAACCTCTTCGCGCGGCAGCTGCACGCGTCGGTGCGCGAGAGCGAAGCGGCGATGCAGAAGCTCGAGGGCGCGCGCGTCGAGCTCGAGGCGAAGCTCGCGACGATCGAGCGACAGCGCGTGGCGATCCGCGAGCTCTCGACGCCGGTCGTCGAGCTCTGGGAGGACATCATCACGCTGCCGGTGGTCGGCGAGCTCGACTCGCAGCGCGCGAAGGAGATGACCGATCGGCTGCTGCATCGCATCGCGGAAGGCGGCGCGCGCTGCGCGATCGTCGACGTGACGGGCGTCGCGGTGGTGGACACCGCGACCGCGTACCACTTGCTGCAGATGGTCGCGGCGACGCGGCTGCTCGGCACGTTCTGCGTGCTCACCGGGATCAGCCCGCGCGTGGCGGACACGCTCAGCCACGCGGGCGTCGAGCTCCGCGACGTGGTCACGCGCGGCACGCTCCGCGACGGGCTCGAGGAGTGCTTCGATCACCTGCGCGCGGGGAAGAACGGAACGGCGAAGAAGCGCGCGACGACGCAGCGCACGGCGAAGGAGCACGGATGA
- a CDS encoding LysR family transcriptional regulator, producing the protein MDRLEAMRAFVAVAEERGFASAARRLAMSPPAVTRAIASLEERIGTRLLHRTTRVVRLTDAGERYLADCKRILRDLEDAETIAAGLHAEPRGRLAVTAPATFGRLHVAPIVLELLERHPLLSVRALFVDHVVDLAEEGVDVAVRIAHLPDSSMRAVRVGTVRRVVCASPAYLEAHGAPRSPAELADRELIAFSGSGALRDWTFESQGETQVITPHARLIVNGAELAIAAALAGRGLTRVLSYQVEPELRAGRLRVVLEDHEPPPIPVHVVHREGRAVAAKVRAFVDLATTRLRAVLGAD; encoded by the coding sequence GTGGATCGGCTCGAGGCCATGCGCGCGTTCGTCGCGGTCGCGGAAGAGCGTGGGTTCGCGTCTGCCGCGCGCCGACTCGCGATGTCGCCGCCCGCCGTCACGCGCGCGATCGCGTCGCTCGAGGAGCGCATCGGCACGCGCCTCCTGCATCGCACGACGCGCGTGGTGCGCCTCACCGACGCGGGCGAGCGGTACCTCGCGGACTGCAAGCGCATCCTCCGCGACCTCGAGGACGCGGAGACGATCGCCGCGGGACTGCACGCCGAGCCGCGCGGGCGGCTCGCGGTGACCGCGCCCGCGACGTTCGGTCGGCTGCACGTCGCGCCGATCGTGCTCGAGCTGCTCGAGCGTCATCCGCTGCTCTCGGTGCGCGCGCTCTTCGTCGATCACGTCGTCGACCTCGCGGAGGAGGGCGTCGACGTCGCCGTTCGCATCGCGCACCTGCCGGACTCGTCGATGCGCGCGGTGCGCGTCGGCACGGTGCGACGCGTGGTGTGCGCCTCGCCTGCGTACCTCGAGGCGCACGGCGCGCCGCGCAGCCCCGCGGAGCTCGCGGATCGCGAGCTGATCGCGTTCTCGGGCAGCGGCGCCCTGCGCGACTGGACCTTCGAGTCGCAGGGCGAGACCCAGGTGATCACGCCGCACGCGCGCTTGATCGTGAACGGCGCGGAGCTCGCGATCGCCGCGGCGCTCGCCGGTCGTGGCCTCACGCGCGTGCTCTCGTACCAGGTCGAGCCCGAGCTGCGCGCGGGGCGGCTGCGCGTGGTGCTCGAGGACCACGAGCCGCCGCCGATCCCCGTGCACGTCGTGCATCGCGAGGGGCGCGCGGTCGCCGCGAAGGTCCGCGCGTTCGTGGACCTCGCGACGACCCGACTGCGCGCCGTGCTCGGCGCCGACTGA